A part of Caretta caretta isolate rCarCar2 chromosome 1, rCarCar1.hap1, whole genome shotgun sequence genomic DNA contains:
- the MAB21L3 gene encoding protein mab-21-like 3 isoform X1: protein MKPFTEEDVEFYIQNKVERRHHLVSKTVDEVQKIIQQLTAEISYRDTRFQAISNSGVHNENFRDQLALLAKWSALLRGKRPFHPSVQVLAPSHFLITVPLRGLTGYRERQVRHWRYYTVHGAKLLSPVRDPEELQQWLEVEQFSKSLQQWHETEVNIEGDLVPAKVLAIFRELMEKSITSCHLSSKVSILESFSSVVRVAVETPDSQVEVELVPTVEIPTCWPERARWPRCFKRWPSQEKVQCIKSFGFNLLARSNYHWQLGFSRAERMLIEGLDEDGGCRMKCFRVMRQMKEDVWCTGNKPVLTTYHLQMVLFWTCEKYPRTKDWLCFREGFLRMVQKLHKCVSQHFLKHYFVRGTNLLKYANTSDLDLVAGKLAVFLENPVLCLD from the exons GTGGAACGGCGACACCACCTGGTGTCTAAGACAGTGGATGAGGTGCAGAAGATCATCCAACAGCTGACCGCAGAAATCAGCTACAGGGACACGCGATTTCAGGCCATCTCCAACTCTGGTGTTCACAACGAGAATTTTAGG GATCAGCTAGCTTTACTGGCCAAGTGGTCCGCTCTGCTTCGGGGGAAACGCCCATTTCACCCATCTGTCCAG GTCTTAGCGCCCAGCCACTTTCTCATCACAGTCCCACTGCGCGGCCTGACAGGGTACCGGGAGCGCCAGGTACGGCACTGGCGGTATTACACCGTGCATGGAGCAAAGCTCCTTTCCCCAGTACGGGACccagaggagctgcagcagtggctggaggTGGAGCAGTTCTCAAAGAGTCTGCAGCAGTGGCATGAGACAGAGGTGAACATCGAAGGTGATCTCGTTCCAGCCAAGGTCCTTGCCATCTTCAGGGAGCTGATGGAGAAGTCAATTACCTCCTGTCACCTCTCCA GTAAAGTCAGCATTCTGGAGAGTTTCAGCTCAGTGGTCCGAGTTGCTGTGGAGACACCAGACTCTCAGGTAGAGGTGGAGCTGGTCCCTACTGTGGAAATCCCAACCTGCTGGCCTGAGAGAGCCCGGTGGCCCCGCTGCTTCAAGCGCTGGCCTTCCCAGGAGAAAGTACAGTGCATCAAG TCATTTGGCTTTAATCTCCTGGCCCGCTCCAATTACCACTGGCAGCTGGGCTTCTCCCGAGCTGAGCGCATGCTGATAGAGGGCCTTGACGAGGATGGTGGCTGCCGCATGAAGTGCTTCCGGGTCATGAGACAAATGAAGGAGGATGTCTGGTGTACAGGAAATAAGCCAGTCCTGACGACCTATCACCTACAG ATGGTGCTGTTCTGGACATGCGAGAAGTACCCGCGCACCAAGGACTGGCTCTGCTTCCGGGAAGGCTTCTTGCGCATGGTGCAGAAGCTGCACAAGTGCGTGAGCCAGCACTTCCTGAAGCATTACTTCGTCAGGGGCACCAACCTGCTCAAGTATGCCAACACCAGCGACCTGGACCTAGTGGCAGGCAAGCTCGCCGTCTTCCTGGAGAACCCCGTGCTCTGCCTGGACTGA
- the MAB21L3 gene encoding protein mab-21-like 3 isoform X2 — protein sequence MKPFTEEDVEFYIQNKVERRHHLVSKTVDEVQKIIQQLTAEISYRDTRFQAISNSGVHNENFRVLAPSHFLITVPLRGLTGYRERQVRHWRYYTVHGAKLLSPVRDPEELQQWLEVEQFSKSLQQWHETEVNIEGDLVPAKVLAIFRELMEKSITSCHLSSKVSILESFSSVVRVAVETPDSQVEVELVPTVEIPTCWPERARWPRCFKRWPSQEKVQCIKSFGFNLLARSNYHWQLGFSRAERMLIEGLDEDGGCRMKCFRVMRQMKEDVWCTGNKPVLTTYHLQMVLFWTCEKYPRTKDWLCFREGFLRMVQKLHKCVSQHFLKHYFVRGTNLLKYANTSDLDLVAGKLAVFLENPVLCLD from the exons GTGGAACGGCGACACCACCTGGTGTCTAAGACAGTGGATGAGGTGCAGAAGATCATCCAACAGCTGACCGCAGAAATCAGCTACAGGGACACGCGATTTCAGGCCATCTCCAACTCTGGTGTTCACAACGAGAATTTTAGG GTCTTAGCGCCCAGCCACTTTCTCATCACAGTCCCACTGCGCGGCCTGACAGGGTACCGGGAGCGCCAGGTACGGCACTGGCGGTATTACACCGTGCATGGAGCAAAGCTCCTTTCCCCAGTACGGGACccagaggagctgcagcagtggctggaggTGGAGCAGTTCTCAAAGAGTCTGCAGCAGTGGCATGAGACAGAGGTGAACATCGAAGGTGATCTCGTTCCAGCCAAGGTCCTTGCCATCTTCAGGGAGCTGATGGAGAAGTCAATTACCTCCTGTCACCTCTCCA GTAAAGTCAGCATTCTGGAGAGTTTCAGCTCAGTGGTCCGAGTTGCTGTGGAGACACCAGACTCTCAGGTAGAGGTGGAGCTGGTCCCTACTGTGGAAATCCCAACCTGCTGGCCTGAGAGAGCCCGGTGGCCCCGCTGCTTCAAGCGCTGGCCTTCCCAGGAGAAAGTACAGTGCATCAAG TCATTTGGCTTTAATCTCCTGGCCCGCTCCAATTACCACTGGCAGCTGGGCTTCTCCCGAGCTGAGCGCATGCTGATAGAGGGCCTTGACGAGGATGGTGGCTGCCGCATGAAGTGCTTCCGGGTCATGAGACAAATGAAGGAGGATGTCTGGTGTACAGGAAATAAGCCAGTCCTGACGACCTATCACCTACAG ATGGTGCTGTTCTGGACATGCGAGAAGTACCCGCGCACCAAGGACTGGCTCTGCTTCCGGGAAGGCTTCTTGCGCATGGTGCAGAAGCTGCACAAGTGCGTGAGCCAGCACTTCCTGAAGCATTACTTCGTCAGGGGCACCAACCTGCTCAAGTATGCCAACACCAGCGACCTGGACCTAGTGGCAGGCAAGCTCGCCGTCTTCCTGGAGAACCCCGTGCTCTGCCTGGACTGA
- the MAB21L3 gene encoding protein mab-21-like 3 isoform X5, with protein MKPFTEEDVEFYIQNKVLAPSHFLITVPLRGLTGYRERQVRHWRYYTVHGAKLLSPVRDPEELQQWLEVEQFSKSLQQWHETEVNIEGDLVPAKVLAIFRELMEKSITSCHLSSKVSILESFSSVVRVAVETPDSQVEVELVPTVEIPTCWPERARWPRCFKRWPSQEKVQCIKSFGFNLLARSNYHWQLGFSRAERMLIEGLDEDGGCRMKCFRVMRQMKEDVWCTGNKPVLTTYHLQMVLFWTCEKYPRTKDWLCFREGFLRMVQKLHKCVSQHFLKHYFVRGTNLLKYANTSDLDLVAGKLAVFLENPVLCLD; from the exons GTCTTAGCGCCCAGCCACTTTCTCATCACAGTCCCACTGCGCGGCCTGACAGGGTACCGGGAGCGCCAGGTACGGCACTGGCGGTATTACACCGTGCATGGAGCAAAGCTCCTTTCCCCAGTACGGGACccagaggagctgcagcagtggctggaggTGGAGCAGTTCTCAAAGAGTCTGCAGCAGTGGCATGAGACAGAGGTGAACATCGAAGGTGATCTCGTTCCAGCCAAGGTCCTTGCCATCTTCAGGGAGCTGATGGAGAAGTCAATTACCTCCTGTCACCTCTCCA GTAAAGTCAGCATTCTGGAGAGTTTCAGCTCAGTGGTCCGAGTTGCTGTGGAGACACCAGACTCTCAGGTAGAGGTGGAGCTGGTCCCTACTGTGGAAATCCCAACCTGCTGGCCTGAGAGAGCCCGGTGGCCCCGCTGCTTCAAGCGCTGGCCTTCCCAGGAGAAAGTACAGTGCATCAAG TCATTTGGCTTTAATCTCCTGGCCCGCTCCAATTACCACTGGCAGCTGGGCTTCTCCCGAGCTGAGCGCATGCTGATAGAGGGCCTTGACGAGGATGGTGGCTGCCGCATGAAGTGCTTCCGGGTCATGAGACAAATGAAGGAGGATGTCTGGTGTACAGGAAATAAGCCAGTCCTGACGACCTATCACCTACAG ATGGTGCTGTTCTGGACATGCGAGAAGTACCCGCGCACCAAGGACTGGCTCTGCTTCCGGGAAGGCTTCTTGCGCATGGTGCAGAAGCTGCACAAGTGCGTGAGCCAGCACTTCCTGAAGCATTACTTCGTCAGGGGCACCAACCTGCTCAAGTATGCCAACACCAGCGACCTGGACCTAGTGGCAGGCAAGCTCGCCGTCTTCCTGGAGAACCCCGTGCTCTGCCTGGACTGA